In Hirschia baltica ATCC 49814, the genomic stretch ATCAGGAAACGCGGCAAGCTCAGGATCTGTCCAGCTCACGCCATCATTTTCACTAACAGAAACAATCGTTTGATAGCTACTGTCTTGATCCCGAAACACCATAACAAGATCCCCATTCGGGCGCGAAAACCAGCTCGGTTCAATTTCGCGGCTAACAGCTTTTGTCGTTGGCAAATTCTCAAATTCACCTTGCGTCCAACCCGTTATTCCCAATGGGTCATCCGTGTAAAAAGGCTTCACATGCAGGCCTGGTGATGTGTGAAAAGCCGTTACAATCCGGCCAGTCCTTGTCGTATGAGCGTCTTGTTCAATAACCCCGTTTACCGGCACACCGTCTATATCAAGCACACGCTGCGGAGCACTCCAGACCACACCATCTTTGCTGGAAATGTATTCAGTGTATCCGCTTCTATCTTCATAGGTAAAACTTGGCCAAACATTGATATAAGCGATCAGCGTTTCACCATCTGTCCACCACCCACCACTGGTCACAATCGCATTTTCACGCGCTGGAGCTAAAATTTCTGGGAGAGACCAATTTTTTCCTTCATCTGAAACACTGAATTTAACTTCAGTTTCAGGCCCATCTTCATCTTTGCTAGAAGACTGCCATTGCGCATAAAGCTTGCCCTTAAACGGCAAAAGCACAACGCCATTATTATAGCGATAATCTGTTTCTTTGGGCTCAAAAATAGTAAATGTTTCAGTGTTTTGAGCCTGAACCAAACCTAGAGTTTCTGTATTTTCTTGATCAAAAAGCTCAGCTTGCACATGGATTAAAGGCGGCGTTGTCACACCCACTTTGGCACAATATGCCAATAAACCAACACAGATCAAACTCAACAAAATTCTAGTTTTCATATCCACCCCTTTAATTTTAGAGGCACATACTAGAGGGCGATTTGCTCAAAAGGCAAATGCTCAGCTTATGCAATCAAACATATTTTGCTGGGTCAGAAAGAAATTTCTTCGCCTTCCATACCGGGCAATTTCAGCACGATAAGTAGATCACGAATTTCCTGACGCGCCGCCACATGGCTCATCGTGAAGGCAACATTTGATCCAGCCTCAGTCAGATCAAGCAAAGTTAACCCCATTGGAAATAGCTCACGATAGATCACACGCTCAGATAATCCCGGTGCAATCCGAAATCCAATACGGCGAGCCAAATTGTCCAAAGCCTCACCCACGCGCTGCTTATTACGCGCATCAAGAGGTGACATGCGATTACGCATCACCACCCAATCAATCGGCTTACGGCTTGTTTTTGCTTTGCGTTTGCGACAATCCCAAACTTGCTCGGCATAAAAACTTGGGCGCACGACTTCTAGAGTTTGAGGATCGATATCCCCCAAAAGATCAAAGTCAACAAAACTATCATTTAGCGGTGTAATCAAGGTATCAGCAGATGAATGCGCCATGCGGGACAAAAATGTATCCCCCCCCGGACTATCTACGAGTATAAAGTCACATGTCTGAGACAAACGCTTAATACTGCCTTCAAATCGCTCAGCCTCTTCTAACTCAGCTGCATCAAGGTCACGTGCCTGACTTGCATCAATACGAACAGTCTCGGGCACGGGTAGATTTCCACCCGATGTTTGATTCCAGCGAATACGGTTTTCAAGATAGCGCGAGATGGAACGTTGACGGACATCAAGATCAAGAAATCCGACCTTTTTCCCCATACGCATAAGGGCCACAGAAAGATGCATGGCCACAGTTGATTTACCTGCGCCACCCTTTTCATTACCGATGACAATGACGTGTGCTAAACGATTGCCGGCTGATTTGCCAGCGCCCGCTTGTTCAGCCAACTCTGTTGCCATACCTGTTACTCCACAATCCGCATTATACTATTGAAGCGTTCTTCCGTCGTCGGACGGTTCACATGCCCCAGCTACACGGCTTAGATCAACACATACTTCGGTAAGATCTTCTGCATTTGCAAAAGGTCCTGTGGATAAACGTACACCGCCGCCAACTTCATCATAGAATGGCGTAAGTTCCTCTAGGTCTAGCTCACCTTCAAGGCGGTTCCAATCAGCAGATGCCGCACCCTGTGTTGGGTAAAGTCCAAGATCTGCATATCTAAACAATGATTGCCCGTTTTCCATTTCAGGTGCTTCATCATACTGAGTTTCCGCTTCGGACACATCAATCATAGGTGTCGAAGCAGAAGGTGTATGTTGAGCAGCTTCAGAAATAGGCTCCGGCGCAGCTGAGTAATTTGCATCGCTATAGCTTAGCGCAGCTTCATCCACAGGCTGCATGATCTCAAGCGCACTGCGAAGCGTCTTAAGTTCAACATTCAAAGCCTGAACCTTGGATTCGATTTCATCGACCATAGCCAACTCATCAGTCGGTTGGTAGCTGCGTAGATCTTTGGGGATCAAAACACCTTCAGGAGGGTCTTGTCGAAGACCATCATCTACATATGAAGTTTCACCAGATCCGGAAATGCGGGTGCACGCTGATAAAGCGATAGCGCCTACAGAGAAAACCGAAACACGAAGAATATGGAGCAAATTTATTTTCATAAGACCAATTTCGCTCAACGTGGTTAACACATCATTGAGAAAGGTAGCAGAAAACCAGCATTTTACGATCACTTCTTGATAATTTTGGCAAAAGAAATTAACGCTTCGCCTCATGAGCAAAAATAACACGATAACTGTCCTAAAGACACCTTCAGAATTACGCGACTGGCGAATTGAACAAATACGCCTTGGCAACACCATTGGATTTGTTCCAACCATGGGCGCTCTACACGCTGGACACATATCATTGGTGGAAGAAGCCAAACGCCATAGCAGCAGCGTCATCGTCTCTATTTTTGTAAACCCGACTCAATTTGCGCCGCACGAAGATTTTGACAGCTATCCACGCACTATGGATGAAGATCTAGAAAAGCTCACTTCAGCAGGCTGTCATGCAGTCTACTGCCCTGTTGCTAAAGATCTTTACCCTGAAGGAAATTGCACACAGGTATATGTTGAAAACCTGTCTAAAATCCTTGAAGGCGAGCACCGCCCGCATTTCTTTGGCGGTGTCACAAACATTGTCTCCAGATTATTTACCCATGTTGCACCAGACATCGCAGTCTTTGGTGAAAAAGACTATCAACAGCTTCAAATCATCAAACGCATGACATTAGATCTGGGTATGCAGATTAAAGTCATTGGTGCTAAAACAATGCGTGAACCAGATGGTTTGGCGATGTCTTCTCGCAATAGATATCTCTCGCCTGAAGACCGCGAAAAAGCTGGAAAATTTGCTCAAGCTCTGCGAAAAGCGGCACAAGCCATTGAAAATGGTAGCCTAATTTCAACCACAATAGATCAAGCTATTCAAGATATATCAGCAGCAGGCCTTGGCCCAATCGACTATGTCGCCGTCAGAGATGCAAGCTCATTGGAAGACCTCGGAACAGATACGCTGAAAAAAGGTGTTGATGCACGCATCCTCACAGCTGCCTGGATGGGCAAGACGCGTTTGATCGACAATCTACCTCTGTCTCGCAATTAATCGCTACCAAACACCCGCTTCTTTTAGCGCTAATTCAAGGTGAATTGGCGTATCTGCAGGTGCCGGCGAGGATGGGCTAATATCTGGTGGCACATCAGAGTCTTTCAAATAGCGCCACCCCTGAAACGGGCGTTTCACCTTCACATGAACAGGCACAAGCTCTGGATCAAAATGGATGAGGCAGAATTTTGGTGCCCCCTCGATTTCAACGCGTTCAATCTCGATAATACGCTGGCGCAGACAAATTTTATGCTTGATGACCCAATACATCGAGCCACCATTGATAATCTCAGCACCTCGCTTGGGCATCATCCGCGTTTCATGCACGGGATTGGCAGATAAGCCTGCCGCTCTGCGTTGTTGCATAACGTGTTGTTGCCACTCGGTGAAACTCTCAATAGATTCAGCACCGGCAGCGAGTTTGATCATGTGAAGCGCCATCACATATAAATAGAGCGACTCTTTTTAAAGGCCAGCCCCTCATATGATTAATTTGTGGGGATACGTTTTGACTCTAATTGCTGATTGGCATCGCTAGCGAGAGAAAACGCAACATCCGTCACCTTCACAGAAAATGTCCGCTCACCCTTAACACCAAAACGCCCACCACGCGCGTAAAGATCATATCCAGTGACAAAAGTGACGCCCCATTGCTCAGATCGACCAAAGCTATAGACTTGCCTATAGCTATCCACCCACGCACCTTCTGGTGTTTTGAATGGCTTATTGATCGAATATTCAAGGCGCGACAAAAGCCCTGTATTCGCATCCAGATTTAAACCGCCGACCATTTGTTGTGAGACTAACGCATCTACCGGACCGTCATTATTTGAAAGCTTGTGCTGAAATTGCACATTCCAGCCATCCGCCGTTTGAACGATATTTCCCTGCCCTAAACTAGAACGCAAATCATCAGCAAACAAACGCACATCAGGCTGAACTTCCCGCGCCCAATCATCTACAATTGCGTCCAATTCTTCATCAACCCCAACACGCCGGCTAATACGAAAGCGACGGCTCAATGGTTTTAACGGGTCGTATTCTATTTCTCGCACTGCGCCAGAACTAGATATGGATGCACGAAAAGCAGCCCGCATAGAAGGAACAGGTTCTGCATCAAGCAAAGCGATATTTAACGCTTCAATAGGAGTGATTTGCGCTCCAGCTAAATAGAAAAATGCACTCACCAACCCCATTTTACGACTTTCTCAGCAAACCGGTTCAGGAAATTTTGATCCCAGAATAGAAAAAAGCTCCTAAGGAAAGGTTTCCGAAGAAGCTCTTCTCCACACCAGCCTTTGCACGAAATTACGTCCAAAAAAGGTGATTTTCATAACAACACATGGGCAAATTATTCGTCTTCACTTTTAGCCCAGCTAGGAGAGCGATCTTCTACAGCTGCAGTCAGACCTTCTATTCCTTCCGCAGAGGCTCGCTGTTTTGCACTCAAGCGTGCAACTGAATGCATCAATGAAGAATCTATAGGTTCTTCTAATACGTGCGAGATGAGAGCTTTTGTATTCGCAAGGGCTGAAGGACCAGCTTTAAATGCGAGTGATGCCATATATTCAGCGAGATTTTCCATCTCTGCCTCATCTTCAACAGCATATTGAACAAGGCCGATCTGTTCCGCGAAATCACCATCGAAAGTTTCACCAGTTAGAAATAACGCTTTGGCCCAGCGCGGCCCAATAGCTTCAACGACAAAAGGCGCAATTGTTGCCGGTAGAATACCTCGCGCAACGTCAGGAAAACTAAAACCGACATTTTTACTGGCAATAGCAATATCACAAGCAGCGACAATGCCCACACCGCCGCCCCGTGCATCACCATGCACCATAGCCAAGGTCAATTGAGGCATTTCGTATAATTTACGAAGCATATTTGCCATGGCCAGCGCATCTTCTTCGTTTTCTTTTTCGGTGTAGTCGATTGCAGCTTTGGTCCATTCTTTATCGCCGCCAACAGAGAAAACATCTCCCGCTCCCCTGAAAATAACAAAGCGGACTTCTACTGTCTTGGATACAAGATCAATTGCATCACTCAACTCTTCGACAACCAACGAATTAAAAGCATTGTGCTGCTCAGGACGGTTGATCAGGATAACCGCAACGCCCAATCGCGAAACATCAAGCTCAATATGCTCATAAGTGGACATGGAAGACTCCCTTTCGTGAATATGCATCTTTATGCACCCTATACCCGCCAACAGCATTACCACCAGTGCCATTTGGGCGCAGTTAATTCGCTTTAATAAAAAAGCCGATGAATAATTTGAAATTCTTGGTGTCAATTTGTTTGGGTTTGTCGTGTAAACTTCATTCGACAACAAGACTCTCAAAAGTTAGAGCCGTCTTAAATTGATACGAGCGTGAAATATGGGCCTGTTACCTAGTCGAGAAAACAAACTCAGCCAAACGATATTGGACGGGCTCCCCTTTCTTCAGGATGTGCCCAAATCAACGCTGAAACTCCTTGAAAATGACATGGCTCATTTTTCCGTTCCAGGCGGTCAGCAATTATTCGCCGCCGGTGCGCCCGCCGATGCTATCTATTTTGTTATTTCAGGCTCTTTAGGAGCATTTACCCCCAAGAGTGATGGACGGTCCGAATTTCTTGGTCATATTCGTACAGGCGAGCCTGTTGGTGAAATAGCGCTTGTTGCCGGTGAAAACCATCAAAACGATGTGTACACCCTTCGAGACACAGAGCTTGTTCGTCTCACGCGCCAAGGATTTATGAAGCTCATCAAGTCTAATCCGGGACTGCTGGAACGCCTCACGCGCGTATTATTACTGCGCCTCAGAAAATCGCGCCGCAAACAACCAAGACGCGCTGAACCACGCGTCTTTGCTCTCATGGCGACATCACCCACGATTGACGTTGATTTAAGAGCTAAGGCGCTCGCTAAAGAACTGGAAAACCTATCTTTCAAAGTCAAAATCGTCGATGAAAGCGATGCTGACAAAGACTCAAGATATTTTGATGATCTAGAAGCGCGCCACGACATCGTTATTTTCAAAACAGCCATCGGCGACAGCAATTGGTTCCGTATGAGCCTTCGCTATGCAGACAGAATTTGGATTCTTGCCAGAGCAGACGCCCATCCATCGTCCCCATTAATGCCTGATGATGAAAGCCCGACACGTCAGTTCAAATTGGTTGATATTATTCTGCTTCATCATGGCAATTCACGAATTGGTGCTGAACCTGCCAAATGGAGAGATGCTGCAAAAGCGTCTCGCATATTCCATTGGGATGGTCTCAATGACGACGATTGTAAACGTCTGGCACGTGTCATGGCTGGGCGATCTGTGGGGCTTGTTATGTCTGGTGGCGGTGCACGTGCATATGCCAGCATTGGCGCAGTGAGAGCTTTAAGAGAAGCAAAATGTCCTATTGATCTTGTAGGCGGCACCTCGATGGGGGCTGTGGTAGCTGCTTGTGTCGCGTCTGGCTGGTCGGATGATGAAATTGACAGGCGTATCCGCAAAGCCTTTGTCGAATCAAACCCCTTAGCAGACTACACACTTCCAGTCGTTGGGCTCGTAAAAGGTCACCGTGTTGATGGAAGGCTGGCAGAACACTTTGGGGATATCAATATTGAATCATTAGAAATCCCTTTCTATGCGGTTTCCACCAATTTAACCCATGGCGCTGTTCGTATTCATACCGAAGGTTTGCTTCGTCAGGCATTGCGTGCATCAATTGCACTACCGGGAATTTTGCCTCCAATTGTCGATGGTGAACAAGTTTTAGTTGATGGGGGTGTTCTAAATAACTTCCCTTCAGATGTTATGAGAGAACTACACAGAGGTAAAATTATTGGCGTGGATGTTGCCCAAGCAGACCGAGGTTTAAATCCTCAGGATTTTGTCAATCCACCCGGATTTTTTAGATGGACAATGAAGCATGGCTTCTCAGCGGCTCCGCCAATCGCAGCTCTTTTAATGCGGGCAGCGACAGTCAGTGTGGACCCAAAAGATGGTTCACAATATACGGATGTGCTTATCACGCCTGATATCGAAGATACGGAATTACGCGACTGGAAAGCTTATGATGACATTGTCGAACGCGGCTATATCGCGACCAAAAAGGCACTTACCCAATTAAACGGCCCGATCGCACGCACATTGATTACGTCGACTTAAGCGAACAATGCCATTAATTACTCGGCATCTTTCTCTGCGCCCCGACGCGACACAAGAAAATAAGCAGCCATAAGGAATATGACACCGCCAATAGCGATCATCAAAGGACCGTAAGCAATATCACTTTGTTTTACAATTTGGCCAGGTTGCGCTTTTTTATAAAAATCGAATATGCCAAATATAATAACGGCAACAGACGCGATAAGCGCGCTTAACCAAAGACGTTTACCGGCTTTATTTTCACTGTATTCGCCGACACTGCCAACATCATATGATAGCTCGTCCGTCAGTGAAGTCTCGTTCCCGATTTCATCTCTAATGTCGACTTCTGGCTGCAATGCAGTATCCGCATAACCATACCCATTATCTGTCGTTTTCTTGACTTCATCATCAACCGAGCGCGTAAGTGGCAATTCTTGTTCTGAGCTATCTCTCGTCAGCGTTTCTGATAAATTCCAAGCATTCTGTTCTGGTTCTTGGTTAGTTGCAGCATCTCTGTCCAGTTCAACCGGCTTATCATTGATTTCTTCTGACAAAGCTTGAATTTCAGGCTGAAAGATATTTGCAAGACGAGCAGCTACAGCATCAGCAGCCTCTTTCGGGGTTGTCGCCTTGCTAGAAAGTTTAGCAGCATGCGCTTCCTCTCTTGCACCCTGCTCACCCAATAAACTTGAAATCACCTGTTCTGGTGTTTCTACTTTTTCTTCAGTTTCCAACAACTCGATGTCATTTGCAGCTTCCATTTTGTTTGCAACAAAGGAATCCGACTTACGGCCAATGTCCTGAGTGCTAGAGCCATCTTCAAAAGTGTCATCTAACGCCAAATCATCATTCGCAATCAAACGCTCAACTTTGTTTACAGCCATCGCGATTGAAGTCAGCTCAGTCTTCTCTTCTTCGAGCGAATTTATATTGCCATCTTCATTGCCAGCATCTTGTTCGACGCTTGCCTCTTCAGCAAATTTACGTTCAGCTTGTTGTAAAGCGTCATCGACTTCTACGCCAATTGCATGAAAAACCTCTTCATCGGTTTCTCCAATAAACACAACTTCCTGATCATCTAAATTGGATGTATCAAACTGATCCGTATTCGTGACTTTATTTGCAGGTATTACGCCCTCAGAAAAATCCGATTCGCCATTAAATTTGAAATCTGGCTCAAGGTTTTCTTTTAAATCGACTGAAGGATTGGAAGCCTCAGGAATGGGTGAACCTGTTGCGAGAAGCTGCTCTAAAGCAGACGTCATATTCTCAATATCGTCACTTTGAGTTTCAATTTCGGGTTCTTTTTGAACATCATAAACACTCACATCTTTTTGAGGAGCAACCAGTGGCGTCGCTGCTGTTGCGCGTCCGTCTGGATGTTCAAGAAATAGAGCTTTTTCAATTGCCCGGCGGCGCACGAGAGCATCCACCACACAAACATGACCATTCAAACGCGCTTTGCGCCAAACTTCCATAGCGTGAGCGGCACGAATATGTTCACCAGAATTCAAGAAACGAAGCACTTCACTGTCCCGAAATAGGCCAAGCGAAATATTGGACGCAAATGAAACAATAGCG encodes the following:
- a CDS encoding enoyl-CoA hydratase-related protein, with the translated sequence MSTYEHIELDVSRLGVAVILINRPEQHNAFNSLVVEELSDAIDLVSKTVEVRFVIFRGAGDVFSVGGDKEWTKAAIDYTEKENEEDALAMANMLRKLYEMPQLTLAMVHGDARGGGVGIVAACDIAIASKNVGFSFPDVARGILPATIAPFVVEAIGPRWAKALFLTGETFDGDFAEQIGLVQYAVEDEAEMENLAEYMASLAFKAGPSALANTKALISHVLEEPIDSSLMHSVARLSAKQRASAEGIEGLTAAVEDRSPSWAKSEDE
- a CDS encoding division plane positioning ATPase MipZ, which codes for MATELAEQAGAGKSAGNRLAHVIVIGNEKGGAGKSTVAMHLSVALMRMGKKVGFLDLDVRQRSISRYLENRIRWNQTSGGNLPVPETVRIDASQARDLDAAELEEAERFEGSIKRLSQTCDFILVDSPGGDTFLSRMAHSSADTLITPLNDSFVDFDLLGDIDPQTLEVVRPSFYAEQVWDCRKRKAKTSRKPIDWVVMRNRMSPLDARNKQRVGEALDNLARRIGFRIAPGLSERVIYRELFPMGLTLLDLTEAGSNVAFTMSHVAARQEIRDLLIVLKLPGMEGEEISF
- the panC gene encoding pantoate--beta-alanine ligase; the protein is MSKNNTITVLKTPSELRDWRIEQIRLGNTIGFVPTMGALHAGHISLVEEAKRHSSSVIVSIFVNPTQFAPHEDFDSYPRTMDEDLEKLTSAGCHAVYCPVAKDLYPEGNCTQVYVENLSKILEGEHRPHFFGGVTNIVSRLFTHVAPDIAVFGEKDYQQLQIIKRMTLDLGMQIKVIGAKTMREPDGLAMSSRNRYLSPEDREKAGKFAQALRKAAQAIENGSLISTTIDQAIQDISAAGLGPIDYVAVRDASSLEDLGTDTLKKGVDARILTAAWMGKTRLIDNLPLSRN
- a CDS encoding sialidase family protein yields the protein MKTRILLSLICVGLLAYCAKVGVTTPPLIHVQAELFDQENTETLGLVQAQNTETFTIFEPKETDYRYNNGVVLLPFKGKLYAQWQSSSKDEDGPETEVKFSVSDEGKNWSLPEILAPARENAIVTSGGWWTDGETLIAYINVWPSFTYEDRSGYTEYISSKDGVVWSAPQRVLDIDGVPVNGVIEQDAHTTRTGRIVTAFHTSPGLHVKPFYTDDPLGITGWTQGEFENLPTTKAVSREIEPSWFSRPNGDLVMVFRDQDSSYQTIVSVSENDGVSWTDPELAAFPDSRSKQSAGNLPNGDVFRVNNPRNTKIRSPLVVSLSKDGVVFDKAWLLRGGGDDLQALRYEGKYKSIGYSYPKSVIWGDYLYVGYATNKEDVQISRVPWKNL
- a CDS encoding DUF1489 family protein — translated: MIKLAAGAESIESFTEWQQHVMQQRRAAGLSANPVHETRMMPKRGAEIINGGSMYWVIKHKICLRQRIIEIERVEIEGAPKFCLIHFDPELVPVHVKVKRPFQGWRYLKDSDVPPDISPSSPAPADTPIHLELALKEAGVW
- a CDS encoding patatin-like phospholipase family protein; the encoded protein is MGLLPSRENKLSQTILDGLPFLQDVPKSTLKLLENDMAHFSVPGGQQLFAAGAPADAIYFVISGSLGAFTPKSDGRSEFLGHIRTGEPVGEIALVAGENHQNDVYTLRDTELVRLTRQGFMKLIKSNPGLLERLTRVLLLRLRKSRRKQPRRAEPRVFALMATSPTIDVDLRAKALAKELENLSFKVKIVDESDADKDSRYFDDLEARHDIVIFKTAIGDSNWFRMSLRYADRIWILARADAHPSSPLMPDDESPTRQFKLVDIILLHHGNSRIGAEPAKWRDAAKASRIFHWDGLNDDDCKRLARVMAGRSVGLVMSGGGARAYASIGAVRALREAKCPIDLVGGTSMGAVVAACVASGWSDDEIDRRIRKAFVESNPLADYTLPVVGLVKGHRVDGRLAEHFGDINIESLEIPFYAVSTNLTHGAVRIHTEGLLRQALRASIALPGILPPIVDGEQVLVDGGVLNNFPSDVMRELHRGKIIGVDVAQADRGLNPQDFVNPPGFFRWTMKHGFSAAPPIAALLMRAATVSVDPKDGSQYTDVLITPDIEDTELRDWKAYDDIVERGYIATKKALTQLNGPIARTLITST
- a CDS encoding lysozyme; translated protein: MTFSLRISRSGLALIKSFEGFRERATRLPDGRWVVGYGHVKSAREGVRVSPEDAEALLIYDLKPIEEALEDLLFSPLNQNQHDAIVSFASNISLGLFRDSEVLRFLNSGEHIRAAHAMEVWRKARLNGHVCVVDALVRRRAIEKALFLEHPDGRATAATPLVAPQKDVSVYDVQKEPEIETQSDDIENMTSALEQLLATGSPIPEASNPSVDLKENLEPDFKFNGESDFSEGVIPANKVTNTDQFDTSNLDDQEVVFIGETDEEVFHAIGVEVDDALQQAERKFAEEASVEQDAGNEDGNINSLEEEKTELTSIAMAVNKVERLIANDDLALDDTFEDGSSTQDIGRKSDSFVANKMEAANDIELLETEEKVETPEQVISSLLGEQGAREEAHAAKLSSKATTPKEAADAVAARLANIFQPEIQALSEEINDKPVELDRDAATNQEPEQNAWNLSETLTRDSSEQELPLTRSVDDEVKKTTDNGYGYADTALQPEVDIRDEIGNETSLTDELSYDVGSVGEYSENKAGKRLWLSALIASVAVIIFGIFDFYKKAQPGQIVKQSDIAYGPLMIAIGGVIFLMAAYFLVSRRGAEKDAE